From Saccharomyces kudriavzevii IFO 1802 strain IFO1802 genome assembly, chromosome: 13, a single genomic window includes:
- the ILV2 gene encoding acetolactate synthase catalytic subunit (similar to Saccharomyces cerevisiae ILV2 (YMR108W); ancestral locus Anc_2.441): MIRQSTLKNFALKRCFQQIAYRSTPAMRSVALAQRFYSSSSRYYSASPLPVSKRPEPAPSFNVEPLEQAPEPSKLAKRLRTEPDMDTSFVGLTGGQIFNEMMSRQNVDTVFGYPGGAILPVYDAIHNSDKFNFVLPKHEQGAGHMAEGYARASGKPGVVLVTSGPGATNVVTPMADAFADGIPMVVFTGQVPTSAIGTDAFQEADVVGISRSCTKWNVMVKTVEELPLRINEAFEIATSGRPGPVLVDLPKDVTAAILRNPIPTKTTLPSNALNQLTSHAQDEFVMQSISKAADLINLAKKPVLYVGAGILNNADGPRLLKELSERAQIPVTTTLQGLGSFDQEDPKSLDMLGMHGCVTANLAVQNADLLIAVGARFDDRVTCNIAKFAPEARRAAAEGRGGIVHFEVVPKNINKVVETQIAVEGDATSNLDKMMPKIFPVKERSEWFGQINKWKKEFPYAYMMETPGSKIKPQTVITKLSKIANDTGRHVIVTTGVGQHQMWAAQHWTWKNPRTFITSGGLGTMGYGLPSAIGAQVAKPESLVIDIDGDASFNMTLTELSSAVQAGTPVKILILNNEEQGMVTQWQSLFYEHRYSHTHQLNPDFIKLAEAMGLKGLRVKKQEELDAKLKEFVSTKGPVLLEVEVDKKVPVLPMVPAGKGLDESINFDPEVEKQQTELRHKRTGGKY; the protein is encoded by the coding sequence ATGATCAGACAATCCACATTAAAGAACTTCGCTCTCAAGCGTTGCTTCCAACAAATCGCATATCGCAGCACACCTGCCATGAGATCAGTAGCTCTCGCGCAACGCTTTTACAGTTCGTCTTCCCGTTATTACAGCGCATCTCCTCTACCAGTCTCTAAGAGACCCGAACCTGCGCCAAGTTTCAATGTCGAACCACTGGAACAAGCACCCGAACCTTCTAAGTTGGCTAAGAGACTACGCACTGAACCTGACATGGACACCTCTTTTGTCGGTCTAACTGGTGGTCaaatattcaatgaaatgATGTCCAGGCAAAATGTTGACACAGTATTTGGTTATCCCGGCGGTGCTATCTTACCTGTTTACGATGCCATTCATAACAGTGAcaaattcaattttgtTCTACCAAAACACGAACAAGGTGCCGGACATATGGCCGAAGGTTATGCTAGAGCTTCTGGTAAACCAGGTGTTGTCTTGGTGACCTCAGGTCCAGGTGCCACGAACGTCGTTACACCCATGGCCGATGCCTTTGCAGATGGTATTCCAATGGTTGTTTTTACAGGGCAAGTTCCAACTAGCGCTATCGGTACCGATGCCTTCCAAGAAGCCGATGTCGTTGGTATTTCTAGATCATGTACCAAATGGAATGTGATGGTGAAGACCGTGGAAGAATTGCCATTGCGCATAAATGaagcttttgaaattgCCACAAGCGGCAGACCAGGCCCTGTCTTGGTTGATCTACCAAAGGACGTTACAGCGGCTATCTTAAGAAACCCAATTCCAACGAAAACTACTCTGCCATCAAACGCTCTAAACCAATTAACCAGTCATGCACAGGATGAATTTGTTATGCAGAGTATTAGCAAAGCGGCAGATTTGATTAACCTTGCAAAGAAACCTGTTCTATACGTTGGCGCTGGTATCTTGAACAATGCCGATGGTCCAAGATTACTGAAAGAATTAAGCGAACGTGCTCAAATACCTGTTACAACAACTTTGCAAGGTTTGGGTTCCTTCGATCAGGAAGACCCAAAATCTCTAGACATGCTTGGTATGCATGGTTGTGTCACTGCTAACTTGGCAGTACAAAACGCCGATTTGCTGATTGCGGTCGGTGCTAGATTTGACGATCGTGTCACTTGTAATATCGCTAAATTCGCACCAGAAGCTCGCCGTGCTGCTGCGGAAGGAAGAGGTGGTATCGTTCATTTTGAAGTGGTTCCTAAGAACATAAACAAGGTTGTTGAAACTCAAATAGCGGTAGAGGGTGATGCTACCTCCAACCTAGATAAAATGATGCCAAAGATTTTCCCAGTAAAGGAGAGATCGGAATGGTTTGGtcaaataaataaatggaaaaaagagttTCCATATGCTTATATGATGGAGACTCCAGGATCTAAAATAAAACCTCAAACTGTCATAACAAAACTATCCAAGATTGCCAACGACACAGGAAGACATGTTATTGTCACAACCGGTGTGGGGCAACATCAAATGTGGGCAGCCCAACATTGGACATGGAAAAACCCACGTACATTCATTACATCAGGTGGTTTAGGTACAATGGGTTACGGTCTTCCTTCTGCCATCGGTGCTCAAGTAGCTAAGCCAGAATCCTTGGTTATCGACATTGATGGTGATGCATCTTTTAACATGACTTTGACAGAATTGAGTTCAGCTGTCCAAGCCGGTACTCCAgtgaagattttgattttgaacaatGAAGAACAAGGTATGGTTACTCAATGGCAATCGCTGTTCTACGAACACCGTTATTCACACACACATCAATTGAACCCTGATTTTATAAAACTAGCGGAGGCTATGGGCCTAAAAGGTCTCAGAGTCaaaaagcaagaagaacTAGACGccaaattgaaagaatttgtATCCACAAAGGGCCCAGTTTTGCTTGAAGTGGAAGTTGATAAAAAAGTCCCTGTTTTGCCAATGGTTCCAGCAGGTAAAGGTCTAGATGAATCCATAAACTTTGACCCAGAAGTCGAAAAACAACAAACCGAATTACGTCACAAGCGTACCGGCGGTAAGTATTGA